The following coding sequences lie in one Pseudomonas syringae CC1557 genomic window:
- a CDS encoding LysR family transcriptional regulator, translating to MHNTLRRLDLNLLVTLDALLSEQNVTRAARLLNLAQPTVSLQLGRLREVLDDPLLLPGPRGMSPTERARQLRGPLREALVALQGALSPGATFEPALSNQTWRVAASDYAATALVWPSLALLRRLAPNTRLALLNKHPVSLANDLENGQLDLALHTRDEAPPKLRQRSLIHEHYVLAGRRGHPALATRLSLKAFCALEHAVMSPNGAGFIGSTDQALAAKGLERRVVLSVSNFNSLVSALTHSDLVAVVPERLVRDQPALRVQAPPLAIPGFEMLMLWPERLHRDPAHIWLRSLIASALQTASDSGST from the coding sequence ATGCACAATACCTTACGTCGTCTAGATCTTAATTTGTTGGTCACGCTGGATGCGCTGTTGTCTGAGCAAAACGTGACACGGGCGGCGCGATTGCTCAATCTCGCTCAACCGACCGTCAGCCTGCAACTGGGTCGGCTGCGAGAAGTTCTGGATGATCCGTTGCTGCTCCCCGGGCCCCGAGGGATGTCGCCTACCGAGCGTGCCCGTCAATTACGCGGGCCACTGCGTGAAGCACTGGTAGCTTTGCAAGGCGCACTGAGCCCTGGTGCTACTTTTGAGCCTGCACTTTCCAATCAGACGTGGAGGGTTGCTGCCAGTGATTATGCAGCGACTGCTTTAGTCTGGCCCTCGCTAGCGCTGCTTAGGCGCCTGGCCCCCAATACCCGCTTGGCACTGTTGAACAAACATCCCGTTAGTCTTGCCAATGATCTGGAAAACGGCCAGCTCGATCTGGCTCTGCACACTCGCGATGAAGCGCCGCCAAAACTGCGTCAGCGGTCTTTGATTCACGAACACTACGTGCTGGCAGGACGGCGCGGTCATCCCGCTTTGGCAACCAGGCTATCGCTCAAAGCGTTCTGCGCTCTTGAACATGCCGTTATGTCACCGAATGGCGCTGGATTCATTGGGAGTACTGACCAGGCACTGGCAGCTAAAGGTCTGGAACGAAGAGTCGTGTTATCAGTGTCTAATTTCAACTCGCTCGTCTCAGCGTTGACGCACAGCGACTTGGTTGCGGTGGTGCCAGAAAGGCTGGTGCGAGATCAGCCAGCACTTCGCGTCCAAGCGCCTCCACTCGCTATTCCGGGTTTTGAAATGCTGATGTTATGGCCCGAACGACTGCACCGAGATCCCGCCCATATTTGGCTACGCAGCCTCATCGCCTCGGCCTTGCAAACAGCCTCCGACTCAGGGTCCACTTAA
- a CDS encoding NAD(P)H-dependent oxidoreductase translates to MKLLLIYAHPEPRSLNGSLRDFAIAHLKTAGHEVKVSDLYDMGWKAAIDANDAPGYDDEKPFNPAIESQRVFAAGTQPTDIEEEQAKLLWADAVIFQFPLWWFSMPAILKGWVERVYAYGFAYGVGEHSESHWGDRYGEGSMAGKRAMLVVSMGGWQSHYSGRGVNGALDDLLFPIQHGVLFYPGFTVMPPFPIYKTGKMDAARFEQLCKAYGARLDNLFDDKPLQFRRQNAGDYEIPMLTLKPHLAPGRHDLGIHLCEDMAPEG, encoded by the coding sequence ATGAAACTACTACTGATCTACGCCCACCCAGAACCTCGTTCGCTCAATGGCTCGCTCAGGGATTTCGCGATCGCTCATCTGAAAACCGCAGGTCACGAGGTCAAGGTCTCAGATTTATACGATATGGGTTGGAAAGCTGCCATTGATGCGAACGACGCACCAGGCTATGACGACGAAAAACCGTTCAACCCAGCAATAGAATCGCAGCGTGTATTCGCCGCCGGCACCCAGCCGACAGACATCGAGGAGGAGCAAGCCAAACTGTTATGGGCAGACGCCGTGATCTTTCAATTCCCACTGTGGTGGTTCTCGATGCCTGCGATCCTCAAAGGCTGGGTTGAACGCGTCTACGCCTACGGATTTGCCTACGGTGTCGGCGAACACAGCGAAAGCCACTGGGGCGATCGCTACGGCGAAGGCAGCATGGCAGGAAAGCGGGCTATGCTGGTGGTCAGCATGGGCGGGTGGCAGTCCCATTACAGTGGTCGAGGGGTGAACGGTGCGCTGGATGATCTGCTATTCCCTATCCAGCATGGGGTGCTTTTCTATCCTGGGTTCACCGTCATGCCACCCTTCCCAATCTATAAAACCGGCAAAATGGACGCTGCTCGGTTCGAACAGCTATGCAAGGCATATGGCGCTCGGCTGGATAACCTGTTCGATGATAAGCCTTTGCAGTTTCGTCGCCAGAATGCCGGGGACTATGAAATTCCAATGTTGACACTTAAGCCGCATCTCGCACCAGGACGTCACGATTTGGGAATTCATCTCTGTGAGGACATGGCACCTGAAGGCTAG
- the recC gene encoding exodeoxyribonuclease V subunit gamma, translated as MPVTTSLSAGFMVVQGNRPDELRSLVVSWMRRYPLSPLENEIALVQSNGIAQWLKLALAEDAQDEDTGGCGIAAAIDVQLPGSFMWTLYRTVLGRDEIPETSLLDKGPLTWRLMRLLPALINQPHFEPLQRFLTDDTDLRKRYQLSERLSDLFDQYQVYRADWLEDWAEGRHQLRDARNQARPLTAANCWQAELWRALLDDVGAEGMAQSRAGVHQRFIERIGNMTEAPAGLPARVIVFGISSLPAQALEALAGLAKFSQVLLCVHNPCRHHWADIVADKDLLRHQYKRQARKTGMPMILDPQALHQHAHPLLAAWGKQGRDYINLLDSHDDPRSYRSSFKDERIDLFSEVEPANLLNQLQDDILELRPLDETREKWSAVDPLEDRSVRFHIAHSAQREVEVLHDQLLARFSKDPGLRPRDVIVMVPDIDSYAPHIRAVFGQIDRDDRRFIPFTLADQGQRGREPLLIAVEHLLKLPDSRFPVSEILDLLDVPALRARFRIQERDLPTLHRWIEGAGIRWGLNAQQRAGLGLPDALEQNSWHFGLRRMLLGYAVGAGMAYDGIEPYDEIGGLDAALIGPLIALIDALQIAHSQLSTPTTPQAWGARLQALLQLFFQAESEHDDYLLAQLETLRENWLETCATVGLIDELPLTVVREAWLAGLDQGRLSQRFLAGSVNFCTLMPMRAIPFKVVCLLGMNDGDYPRAQPPLDFDLMGSDYRPGDRSRREDDRYLLLEALLSARDQLYVSWVGRSIRDNSERPASVLIGQLRDHLASGWKLTGETDAASPQDEGERLLKALTLHHPLQPFSASYFHAGTGYFSFAREWRLLHETEASLPATSELPPHVQEEPLTIAQLQDFLRNPVKHFFSQRLKIYFEVAEAPLADEEPFVLDALERYGLSESLLSAAMAAPDDIDAALHAQALKLQASGLLPLAGFGTCMQDELIEPLPDVLKRYHDVLALWPETLSSALPISFVHGAVSIDGWLGGLHRNANGDLLLVTAIPNSIGSKKTRKWHRLIRPWVNHLVACACGLPLSTALVASDESLMLEPLEKDAAMTTLSHLLMAWLHGMQQPLPVAVKTAFAWLGQPADKAEAAARKAYEGDGQTTDGERRESTALARQFPDFDALTDSEEFAGWCETLYKPIYDAPWQSLSGGEGGA; from the coding sequence ATGCCCGTTACAACCTCACTAAGCGCCGGTTTCATGGTGGTTCAAGGTAACCGCCCGGACGAACTGCGCAGTCTGGTTGTGTCCTGGATGCGGCGATATCCCTTGTCGCCACTGGAGAACGAGATCGCTCTGGTGCAAAGCAATGGCATCGCGCAATGGCTCAAGCTGGCACTTGCCGAAGATGCTCAGGATGAGGACACCGGTGGCTGTGGTATCGCAGCAGCCATAGACGTTCAGTTGCCCGGCAGTTTCATGTGGACGCTGTATCGAACCGTTCTTGGCCGTGATGAAATCCCCGAGACCTCGCTGCTCGACAAAGGTCCTCTGACCTGGCGTCTGATGCGCCTACTCCCTGCGCTCATCAACCAGCCGCACTTCGAACCACTGCAGCGTTTTCTGACCGACGACACCGACCTGCGCAAGCGCTATCAACTGTCCGAGCGCCTGTCCGATCTCTTCGACCAGTATCAGGTCTACCGCGCCGACTGGCTGGAAGACTGGGCCGAAGGACGCCATCAATTACGCGACGCCCGAAACCAGGCCAGACCTCTGACTGCCGCCAATTGCTGGCAGGCCGAACTGTGGCGTGCGTTGCTTGACGATGTCGGTGCCGAAGGCATGGCGCAGAGCCGGGCGGGTGTGCATCAGCGCTTTATCGAACGCATCGGCAACATGACCGAAGCCCCTGCGGGCTTGCCGGCACGCGTGATCGTATTCGGTATTTCATCACTGCCCGCGCAAGCACTTGAAGCGTTGGCGGGCCTGGCGAAGTTCAGCCAGGTACTGCTCTGCGTGCATAACCCCTGCCGTCACCACTGGGCTGACATCGTCGCCGACAAAGACCTGCTGCGCCATCAGTACAAGCGTCAGGCGCGCAAGACCGGAATGCCGATGATCCTTGATCCACAAGCGCTGCACCAGCACGCTCACCCGCTGCTTGCCGCCTGGGGCAAACAGGGCCGTGACTACATCAACCTGTTGGACAGCCATGATGATCCGCGCAGCTATCGTTCGTCATTCAAGGACGAGCGCATTGACCTGTTCAGTGAAGTCGAGCCGGCCAACCTGCTGAACCAATTGCAGGACGACATCCTCGAATTGCGTCCCCTGGATGAAACGCGGGAAAAATGGTCAGCAGTCGATCCCCTCGAAGATCGCTCGGTGCGTTTTCACATTGCCCACAGTGCCCAGCGCGAAGTGGAAGTGCTGCACGACCAGCTCCTGGCCAGGTTCAGCAAGGACCCCGGCCTGCGCCCGCGTGACGTGATCGTCATGGTCCCGGATATCGACAGCTACGCGCCGCATATTCGCGCAGTGTTCGGCCAGATCGACCGTGATGATCGGCGCTTCATTCCTTTCACACTGGCTGACCAAGGGCAACGTGGCCGTGAGCCTTTGCTGATCGCGGTCGAGCATTTACTCAAGCTCCCCGACAGTCGTTTTCCGGTCAGCGAAATCCTCGACTTGCTGGACGTTCCGGCATTACGTGCGCGCTTCCGCATTCAGGAGCGCGACCTGCCAACGCTGCATCGCTGGATCGAAGGCGCGGGCATTCGTTGGGGGCTCAATGCTCAACAGCGTGCTGGCCTGGGGTTGCCTGATGCACTGGAGCAGAACAGCTGGCATTTCGGCCTGCGCCGCATGTTGCTGGGCTACGCAGTGGGTGCCGGTATGGCCTACGACGGTATTGAACCCTACGACGAAATCGGCGGGCTGGATGCGGCCTTGATCGGTCCTCTGATAGCCTTGATCGACGCCCTTCAGATTGCCCACTCGCAATTATCTACACCGACCACGCCACAAGCGTGGGGCGCACGTCTGCAAGCGCTGCTGCAACTGTTCTTTCAGGCCGAAAGCGAGCATGACGACTACTTGCTGGCTCAGTTGGAAACACTGCGCGAGAACTGGCTGGAAACCTGTGCGACAGTCGGGCTGATCGACGAACTGCCGCTGACGGTAGTTCGTGAAGCCTGGCTGGCCGGTCTTGACCAGGGTCGATTGTCCCAGCGCTTCCTGGCCGGCTCGGTGAATTTTTGTACGTTGATGCCGATGCGCGCCATCCCATTCAAGGTCGTCTGCCTGCTGGGTATGAACGACGGTGACTACCCTCGCGCTCAACCTCCGCTGGACTTCGACCTGATGGGCAGTGATTACCGTCCTGGCGATCGCTCGCGGCGTGAGGATGATCGCTATCTGCTGCTCGAAGCGCTGCTGTCAGCGAGGGATCAGTTGTACGTCAGTTGGGTGGGCCGGAGCATTCGCGACAACAGCGAGCGTCCTGCGTCGGTGTTGATCGGCCAGTTGCGTGACCACCTCGCCAGCGGCTGGAAACTGACAGGCGAAACCGATGCTGCCAGCCCGCAGGACGAAGGCGAGCGTCTGCTCAAAGCCCTGACTTTGCATCATCCGCTACAACCGTTCAGCGCCAGTTACTTCCATGCAGGCACAGGCTATTTCAGCTTCGCCCGGGAGTGGCGTTTGCTGCACGAGACAGAAGCTTCGTTGCCTGCCACGAGTGAGCTGCCACCCCACGTACAGGAAGAGCCGCTGACCATCGCGCAATTACAGGACTTTCTGAGAAACCCGGTTAAGCACTTTTTCAGTCAGCGACTGAAGATCTATTTCGAAGTGGCCGAAGCACCTCTGGCCGATGAGGAGCCGTTCGTACTCGACGCCCTTGAGCGTTACGGGCTTAGTGAAAGCCTGCTCAGCGCCGCCATGGCTGCACCTGACGACATTGACGCCGCCCTCCACGCGCAAGCGCTGAAACTGCAGGCCAGCGGTTTATTGCCGCTCGCCGGTTTTGGCACTTGCATGCAGGACGAACTGATCGAACCGCTGCCGGATGTGTTGAAGCGTTACCACGACGTGTTGGCGCTCTGGCCCGAGACGCTGAGCAGCGCCTTGCCGATCAGCTTCGTCCATGGCGCAGTCAGCATTGATGGCTGGCTGGGAGGATTGCACCGCAACGCCAATGGCGACCTGTTGCTGGTGACGGCGATACCCAACAGCATCGGCTCGAAAAAGACCCGTAAATGGCACCGGCTGATTCGTCCTTGGGTGAATCATCTGGTGGCCTGCGCCTGTGGGCTGCCATTGAGCACTGCGTTGGTCGCCAGTGATGAAAGCCTGATGCTGGAGCCGCTGGAAAAAGACGCTGCCATGACCACCTTGAGTCACCTGCTGATGGCCTGGCTGCATGGCATGCAGCAACCGCTGCCGGTGGCCGTCAAAACCGCGTTCGCCTGGCTGGGACAGCCCGCCGACAAAGCTGAAGCTGCTGCGCGCAAAGCGTACGAAGGCGATGGCCAGACCACTGACGGCGAGCGCCGCGAAAGCACTGCACTGGCCCGGCAGTTCCCGGATTTCGATGCGCTGACGGACAGCGAAGAGTTCGCAGGCTGGTGCGAGACGCTCTACAAACCGATTTACGACGCGCCCTGGCAATCATTGTCCGGCGGGGAGGGTGGCGCATGA
- the recB gene encoding exodeoxyribonuclease V subunit beta, with translation MNNLSLPLALRFPLRGSQLIEASAGTGKTFTISALYLRLVLGHGAEPSGFGRELLPPQILVVTFTDAATKELRDRIRTRLAEAARFFRDEISAPDGLIADLREQFEAEQWPACASRLDIAAQWMDEAAVSTIHSWCQRMLREHAFDSGSLFTQTLETDHSDLLGEVLRDYWRRFCYPMSGDALTWVRENWSGPAALLPRVRGLFGRERNTDNREPAELIEASLQERRAALVALKAPWAAWADELYAICQDAVARKAVDGRKMQERYFKPWFEKLSAWAADEHEETLDLGTGFTRLTPEGVAEAWKSDPPSHPAFEAMAGLKSALDALPKPDAAVLQHAAQWVSARFEEEKRRRAEMGFDDMLLRLDAALRSAGGERLATLIREQFPVALIDEFQDTDPVQYRIFESIYRLEDNDEQTGLFLIGDPKQAIYAFRGADIYTYLRARHATHGRWHTLDTNFRSSHAMVESVNHVFMRAEQRPEGRGAFLFREGGDNPVPFSSALAQGRKETLELDGSPLTALTVWHLESEQPVSGVAYRQQLAASCASEIVRLLNAGQENRAGFVAPDKPLRGLRPADIAILVRDGKEAQAVRSQLSARGVRSVYLSDKDSVFAAQEAHDLLSWLKACAEPDSERMLRAALACITLDLPLAELERLNQDELAWEQRVMQFRRYRDVWRIQGVLPMLRRLLHDFALPQTLISRTDGERVLTNLLHLSELLQQAAAELDGEQALIRHLSDHLALSGQAGEEQILRLESDEQLVKVVTIHKSKGLQYPLVFLPFICSSKPVDGSRLPLQFHDAEGRAQISLQPTEDLIQQSDNERLAEDLRLLYVALTRSEHACWLGVADLKRGNANSSMLHRSALGYLLGGGAALPESAALKIWLRELAEGCAAIALQPVPEPTVDSFVAPRNEASLVKLLVPKRRAAENWWIASYSALRIGDTVTAGADESPDSPQAQKLFDDERLDPEAPRDILTSGGDIHRFPRGPNPGTFLHGLLEWAGNHGFALTAHNMALIRDAVGSRCNRRGWAGWIETLRDWLHHLLNMPLRLSPGTTPVALGDLSQPNQYRVEMEFWFASNNVNVAQMDALVRRFTHDNAPRAATETVSLNGMFKGFIDLTFEHEGRYYVADYKSNWLGADDDAYTELAMEASILDNRYDLQYVLYLLALHRQLKARLADYDYDQHMGGALYLFLRGSRSVSQGAYFTRPPRELIESLDLLFQGKPLPHDLSGALA, from the coding sequence ATGAATAACCTGTCACTCCCTCTGGCGTTACGCTTTCCATTACGCGGCAGTCAGTTGATCGAGGCCAGCGCCGGGACTGGCAAGACATTCACCATCTCGGCGCTGTACTTGCGTCTGGTGCTTGGCCATGGCGCCGAACCGTCAGGTTTTGGCCGTGAACTGCTGCCCCCGCAAATCCTGGTGGTGACCTTCACGGATGCAGCAACCAAGGAACTGCGCGATCGGATTCGGACCCGGCTGGCCGAGGCCGCTCGGTTCTTTCGTGACGAGATTTCAGCGCCAGATGGTCTGATTGCCGACTTGCGCGAGCAATTCGAGGCCGAACAGTGGCCAGCCTGCGCCAGCCGACTGGACATTGCCGCGCAGTGGATGGACGAAGCAGCCGTTTCGACGATCCACAGCTGGTGCCAGCGCATGCTGCGTGAGCACGCATTCGACAGTGGCAGTCTGTTCACCCAGACGCTGGAAACCGATCACAGTGATTTGCTCGGCGAAGTGCTGCGCGATTACTGGCGGCGATTCTGTTACCCCATGAGTGGCGACGCGTTGACCTGGGTGCGGGAAAACTGGAGCGGTCCGGCGGCGCTGTTGCCGCGTGTGCGAGGCCTGTTTGGCCGCGAACGCAATACGGACAATCGAGAGCCCGCCGAACTGATCGAAGCATCATTGCAGGAACGTCGAGCTGCATTGGTCGCCCTTAAAGCGCCGTGGGCCGCTTGGGCAGACGAGCTATACGCAATCTGCCAGGACGCCGTCGCGCGCAAGGCGGTCGATGGTCGCAAGATGCAGGAGCGTTACTTCAAACCGTGGTTCGAAAAACTCTCCGCATGGGCCGCCGACGAACATGAAGAAACGCTGGATCTGGGCACCGGTTTCACGCGCCTGACGCCAGAAGGCGTGGCCGAGGCCTGGAAAAGCGATCCGCCTTCGCACCCGGCGTTCGAGGCGATGGCCGGGCTCAAGTCTGCGCTCGATGCGCTACCCAAACCGGATGCTGCGGTGTTGCAGCACGCTGCGCAGTGGGTCAGCGCGCGCTTTGAAGAAGAGAAACGCCGACGCGCCGAGATGGGTTTCGACGACATGCTGCTCAGGCTCGACGCTGCCTTGCGCAGTGCTGGCGGCGAGCGCCTGGCGACCCTGATCCGCGAGCAGTTTCCGGTGGCGCTGATCGATGAATTCCAGGACACCGACCCGGTTCAATACCGCATCTTCGAGAGTATCTATCGTCTCGAAGACAACGACGAGCAAACCGGCCTGTTCCTGATCGGCGACCCCAAGCAGGCGATCTACGCGTTTCGCGGTGCCGACATCTACACCTACCTGCGCGCCCGTCACGCTACCCACGGTCGATGGCACACACTGGACACCAACTTCCGTTCGAGCCACGCCATGGTTGAGTCGGTCAATCATGTCTTCATGCGCGCAGAGCAGCGTCCGGAAGGGCGTGGCGCATTCCTGTTCCGCGAAGGCGGCGACAACCCGGTGCCGTTCTCCAGTGCGCTGGCCCAGGGTCGTAAAGAGACGTTGGAGCTCGATGGCAGCCCACTGACGGCGTTGACGGTCTGGCATCTGGAAAGCGAGCAGCCGGTGTCCGGTGTGGCCTATCGACAGCAACTGGCCGCCAGTTGCGCCAGCGAGATCGTGCGCCTGCTCAACGCGGGTCAGGAAAACCGTGCTGGCTTTGTCGCGCCTGACAAGCCACTGCGCGGGCTGCGTCCAGCCGACATCGCGATTCTGGTCCGCGACGGCAAAGAAGCGCAGGCCGTGCGCAGTCAACTGTCGGCACGGGGCGTGCGCAGCGTGTACCTGTCGGACAAGGATTCGGTATTCGCTGCCCAGGAAGCCCACGACCTGTTGTCATGGCTCAAGGCCTGCGCAGAACCGGACTCCGAGCGCATGCTACGGGCAGCGCTGGCCTGTATCACTCTGGACCTGCCATTGGCCGAGCTTGAGCGTCTGAATCAAGACGAACTGGCGTGGGAGCAGCGCGTTATGCAGTTCCGCCGCTACCGCGACGTATGGCGCATTCAGGGCGTGCTGCCGATGCTGCGTCGTTTGCTGCACGACTTTGCCCTGCCGCAGACACTGATCTCGCGTACCGACGGCGAGCGGGTGCTGACCAACCTGCTGCACTTGTCCGAGTTGCTGCAACAGGCGGCTGCGGAACTGGATGGCGAACAAGCGTTGATTCGTCACCTGAGCGATCACCTGGCGCTGTCCGGTCAGGCGGGAGAAGAGCAGATCCTGCGCCTGGAAAGCGACGAGCAACTGGTCAAAGTGGTGACCATTCACAAATCCAAGGGGCTGCAATATCCGCTGGTGTTCCTGCCGTTCATTTGCTCGTCCAAACCGGTCGATGGCAGTCGTCTGCCGCTGCAGTTTCACGATGCCGAGGGCCGGGCGCAGATCAGTTTGCAGCCCACCGAGGACTTGATTCAGCAGTCGGATAACGAGCGTCTGGCCGAGGACCTGCGTTTGTTATACGTCGCACTGACTCGCTCGGAACACGCCTGCTGGCTGGGCGTCGCCGATCTCAAGCGCGGTAATGCCAACAGCTCGATGCTGCACCGCTCGGCGCTCGGTTATTTGCTGGGCGGCGGCGCGGCGTTGCCAGAGTCGGCGGCCTTGAAAATCTGGCTGCGTGAACTGGCCGAGGGCTGCGCAGCGATTGCCTTGCAGCCCGTCCCTGAGCCCACCGTCGACAGCTTTGTCGCGCCCCGCAACGAGGCTTCACTGGTCAAGCTGCTGGTGCCCAAACGCCGTGCTGCCGAGAACTGGTGGATCGCGTCGTACAGCGCTTTGCGAATCGGCGACACGGTGACCGCCGGTGCCGACGAGTCGCCGGACAGCCCGCAGGCCCAGAAGCTGTTTGACGATGAACGTCTCGACCCTGAAGCACCTCGCGACATCCTTACCAGCGGCGGTGATATCCATCGTTTTCCACGCGGCCCGAACCCCGGCACCTTTCTGCATGGCTTGCTGGAGTGGGCGGGCAACCACGGTTTTGCGCTCACGGCGCATAACATGGCGCTGATAAGAGATGCTGTTGGCAGTCGCTGCAATCGACGCGGTTGGGCTGGCTGGATCGAGACCCTGCGCGACTGGCTGCATCACTTGCTGAACATGCCGTTGCGTCTTTCGCCCGGCACTACACCAGTGGCGCTGGGCGATCTGAGTCAACCAAATCAGTACCGCGTCGAAATGGAGTTCTGGTTCGCCAGCAACAACGTCAACGTGGCGCAAATGGATGCCCTTGTGCGCCGCTTCACCCACGACAATGCGCCGCGTGCCGCGACCGAAACCGTCTCGCTCAACGGCATGTTCAAAGGCTTCATCGACCTGACGTTCGAGCATGAAGGTCGTTACTACGTCGCCGACTACAAGTCCAACTGGCTGGGCGCCGACGACGATGCCTACACCGAGCTGGCGATGGAGGCCTCGATACTCGACAACCGCTACGACCTGCAATATGTCCTGTACCTGCTGGCGTTGCATCGGCAGCTCAAGGCGCGGCTGGCCGATTATGATTACGACCAGCACATGGGCGGCGCGCTTTACCTGTTCCTGCGCGGCAGTCGATCTGTGTCTCAAGGTGCCTATTTCACCCGCCCGCCTCGCGAATTGATCGAAAGCCTGGACTTGCTGTTTCAGGGCAAGCCTTTACCGCATGACCTCTCGGGAGCATTGGCATGA
- the recD gene encoding exodeoxyribonuclease V subunit alpha → MIRTFDDLSPPALGDAGLAELSPLTRVDDLLMLLERWVERGWLRALDRAFVAFLGELDPQSDPLVLVAAAFTSHQLGHGHVCLDLYETLKEPDFALSLPPEGDLQSTPMLLPSQLLAALDGATWCEALARSTLVAEEGDSSAEALQKPLVLAERRLYLRRYWTYERRIATALRQRLAYADAAPEDLPQRLDALFGAADSAPGAVIDWQKLACALATRRAFSIITGGPGTGKTTTVVRLLALLQAPAVQRGQPLRIRLAAPTGKAAARLTESISQQVQSLDVSADVRQKIPSEVTTVHRLLGSRPGTRHFRHHVGNLLPLDVLVVDEASMIDLEMMANLLDALPPHARMVLLGDKDQLASVEAGAVLGDLCRDAEEGFYSPETQAWLEAVSGEDLSKGSLQPGDVQQHPLAQQVVMLRHSRRFGQGSGIGQLARLVNQQQDKQARVLLSAGSYDDLFALALKGEQDLKFERLVLDGLGKGEQGPQGYRHYLNVLAAERPAQDSALDDACWTLWARSVLNAFDAFQLLCAVRKGPWGVQGLNQRITHALFNAGLIENEQQWYEGRPVLMTHNDYGLGLMNGDIGIALRLPERDGDGKQVLRVAFPRNDGSGGVRFVLPSRLNEVETVYAMTVHKSQGSEFAHTALILPEALNPVLTKELIYTGITRAKHWFSLIEPRQGIFEEALRRKVKRLSGLMLGL, encoded by the coding sequence ATGATCCGCACGTTTGACGACCTGTCGCCCCCTGCTCTGGGCGATGCCGGCCTTGCGGAGCTGAGTCCGCTGACCCGTGTCGACGACCTGTTAATGCTCCTCGAACGCTGGGTCGAGCGCGGCTGGTTGCGCGCACTGGACCGGGCGTTCGTCGCGTTCCTTGGCGAACTCGATCCGCAGTCCGATCCGCTGGTGTTGGTGGCTGCGGCGTTTACCAGCCATCAGCTTGGCCACGGTCATGTCTGCCTTGACCTCTACGAGACGTTGAAAGAACCGGACTTCGCCTTGTCGCTACCGCCTGAAGGCGATCTGCAAAGCACACCCATGCTGCTGCCATCGCAATTACTGGCGGCACTGGACGGTGCGACCTGGTGCGAGGCCCTGGCCCGCAGCACGCTGGTGGCCGAGGAGGGCGACTCAAGCGCCGAGGCACTGCAAAAACCATTGGTGCTGGCGGAGCGGCGTCTATACCTGCGCCGTTACTGGACCTACGAGCGCCGTATCGCTACGGCACTGCGTCAACGGCTCGCATACGCTGACGCTGCGCCAGAAGACCTGCCGCAGCGCCTGGACGCGTTGTTCGGGGCTGCTGACTCTGCGCCGGGCGCCGTCATCGACTGGCAAAAACTGGCCTGTGCGCTGGCAACTCGTCGAGCATTCAGCATCATCACCGGCGGCCCAGGCACCGGCAAGACCACCACCGTGGTGCGCTTGCTGGCGTTGCTTCAGGCACCTGCCGTGCAGCGTGGCCAGCCGTTACGCATCAGGTTGGCCGCTCCGACCGGCAAAGCCGCGGCACGTCTTACCGAGTCCATCAGTCAGCAAGTGCAGAGCCTGGATGTCAGCGCCGACGTGCGACAGAAAATCCCCAGTGAAGTGACCACCGTGCATCGCCTGCTGGGCAGTCGCCCCGGTACTCGGCACTTCCGTCATCACGTCGGCAACCTGCTGCCACTGGACGTGCTGGTCGTCGACGAGGCATCGATGATCGACCTGGAAATGATGGCCAATCTGCTCGACGCACTGCCGCCCCATGCGCGCATGGTGCTACTGGGTGACAAGGACCAGTTGGCCTCTGTTGAAGCGGGCGCAGTGCTGGGCGATTTGTGTCGCGATGCTGAAGAGGGGTTCTACAGTCCCGAAACTCAGGCCTGGCTTGAAGCTGTCAGTGGTGAAGACCTGAGCAAAGGATCGCTGCAACCGGGTGATGTGCAACAGCATCCATTGGCCCAGCAAGTGGTCATGCTGCGGCATTCGCGCCGCTTCGGCCAAGGCAGTGGCATCGGCCAACTGGCCCGACTGGTCAACCAACAGCAGGACAAACAGGCACGCGTATTGTTGTCGGCAGGCAGTTACGACGACCTGTTCGCCTTGGCGCTCAAGGGCGAGCAGGACCTCAAGTTCGAACGACTGGTGCTGGACGGCCTTGGCAAAGGCGAGCAAGGCCCGCAAGGTTATCGGCATTATCTCAACGTGCTGGCCGCCGAGCGTCCCGCGCAAGATTCGGCACTCGACGACGCGTGCTGGACGCTCTGGGCGCGCTCGGTGCTGAACGCTTTCGATGCATTCCAGTTGCTGTGCGCTGTGCGCAAGGGGCCGTGGGGCGTGCAAGGCCTGAACCAGCGCATCACCCACGCATTGTTCAACGCTGGCCTGATCGAAAACGAACAGCAGTGGTACGAAGGCCGCCCGGTGCTGATGACCCACAACGATTACGGCCTCGGCCTGATGAATGGCGACATCGGCATCGCCCTGCGATTGCCCGAGCGAGACGGCGACGGCAAGCAAGTCCTGCGTGTCGCCTTCCCGCGTAACGACGGCAGCGGCGGAGTGCGCTTCGTCCTGCCCAGCCGCCTCAACGAAGTGGAAACCGTGTACGCCATGACCGTGCACAAATCCCAAGGCTCGGAATTCGCCCACACCGCCCTGATCCTGCCCGAAGCACTCAACCCGGTGCTGACCAAGGAACTGATCTACACCGGCATCACCCGCGCCAAACACTGGTTCAGCCTGATCGAGCCCCGCCAGGGCATCTTCGAAGAAGCCCTGCGCCGTAAGGTCAAACGCCTGAGTGGATTGATGTTGGGTCTTTGA